CCATAAGGCCTCCGTCTTATTAGCGGCCACTTCCAGGCCCATCTCGGCCAGAGTGTTGCACACCATACTAGTGGCAACCTCGGCCAGCGCGCGCGCTTCTTCCCAGTTCTGCCCCCGGGCCAGAACTAACGTATCATCTGCGTAGCAACGCAGGCTGCAACCCGGGGGAAGGGGCAATCGTAGCACCCTGTCAAAGGCGAGGTTCCACAGGAGTGGCCCAAGAACAGAGCCCTGTGGAACCCCTCGCTCTATTCTCTTGTTGACGCGGCGACCATCCCTATTATTATAGGAAAGTACCCTGTTGTCAAGGTACTGACCTATGACCCGTCGAAGATAATCAGGGACCCTGAAGTATTCGAGGGAGTCCCTGATGACTTTCCAGGGAGTTGAAGGCGTTGGATATGTCCAACGAGACGGCCAGTAACACGCTCCCCTCCTCTACTGTACTTTCCGCGAGGGCCCTAACCGACGCAATAGCGTCGATGGTTGACTTGCCCTCTCGGAAGCCGAACTGCTCCGACTGGAGCGGCGGGTCACCTTTGTTGATATGCTGGATGAGGCGGCACGAGATAATCCTCTCGTAAACCTTGCCAACCTCATCCAGCAGACAGATAGGCCTATACGCGGAGGGTTCTCCGGCTGCCCTACCTGGTTTAGGAATTAGAACCAGGTTGGCACGGCGCCATTCAGGTGGAAATACTCCGTCGCGCAGCAGGGAAGTAAAGATCCTGCCTGCCCGCGGCGCCAAACTAACGAGAGCTAGTGCAAGGGCTCCTCCTGGTACCCCATCAGGCCCAGGGGCCTTATTTGGGCGTATTCTTCTAACCACGGCGGTTAACTCTTCCTCAGTCACGTCACACACCCCATGAATCCAATCAGGAGAAGGTCCGGAAGGGAGAGGAGGTAAGTATGTCGCGCCACCAGTATCGGGTGGGAATAATCTATCTACTACAAACGCAGCCGTATGCGGCTCCAAACTCTCGGTTGCAGGAGGAGCTCTGGGACGCAGGCGACCGGTAACTATCCGGTAGGGACGCCCCCAAGGGTCCTCATCGATGGATTGAAGCAACTCATCCCAGGCTTGGGTCTTGGCCTGCTTGATAGCCAAGCGTAGGGCCCGTCGCGCGTCACGGTAGGCCTCGTAGGCCGCCGTTGTATCCTCCACAGTCCCATGGCGACGCCTTTGGCGCGCGTACCGCCTCTGAGTTTGGACGGAGAACCGCCGAAGTGTGGCGATTTCTTCCGACCACCAATAAGCCCGTGTGTTAACACGGGGACCAGAACGAGGCATAGCGACCTCACATGCTCCACTAATTACCTCACAGAGCCAAGCTGCTCCATCCAAGGCACTGTCCCAAATAGGCTCATCCAGCCACGTGTATATGCCTAGAGCGGCAAGGAATTTGTCCTTATCGAACAATCGATAGGACCATCTCACATTCTATTAGAGGAACGGAATTATACGTGCCTCGGGAGGCGGAGAGGGACATAAGGATGTACCTATGGTCGGATAGGGTTTCCAACTCTTCCGCCACCCGCCAACCCTAACAAAAGCTCGCGCAGAGGAGATCCATGTGAGATCGACAATGGAGTCTCCTCTCCACGCAGAGCAAGTACTGGTGGACCCCTCGTTGACTATGAGAAGATCCAACTCGGCAGCCCATGCCGCCAACACTCCACCTCGTCTATCGGCTCTGAGGCAGCCCCAATCCGACGACTTGGCATTAAAATCGCCGGCTATAAGGAAAGGTTGAGGATATCTGGCACGAATAAAGGCGCTCATTGTATCGAGTCGCTCCTCAAATTCGAGAAGGCTCAGCGCAGGAGACGCGTAAACTCCCAAGATAAATAATGGGCCCCACTTGACACAGACCCACCCAGTTCCTCGCTCCACAGGGATACAGGGCCGGGTAAGCTGATTCCAGGTAATTGCAACGGAGTCCCGCTCATCGCTCGCCCAACAAGGATTGTCGGGGGGAACGCGGTAAGGCTCCGCCGCAATACCAACTCCACAACCACGCTCCACCAGGGAATGAAGGAAAAGATCCTGTGCCTGGGAAGCGTGGTTTAAATTGGTCTGGAGAAGATTTAGGGCGGCGAAGGCTCGGCCGTATCGGTCTCCTCCAGACCGCTACCAACACTGGCTGATTTAGCCGTAAAGACCTTAGGAGGCCTTTGCTCTAAAGGTGGAGGATTTATGACCTCGACTTCCATAGTTTCTACCTCCTGAGGTGGATTGGAAGGAATAGGTGTCTTCTCGAGAACAGGTTGAGTGGCAGCCGTTTTCATACGGCTTTGGGCTTAACAATGCCACCCGCCCTAGTTTGTCTAGATCGGGCGGAACAAGATGAACCACCCATCTTATGGGCAGCCGGTTTGCCTGCTTTGTTGCAGGCAGGACAAAAAGGGGCCTCACCACAATCAGCCGCCAGGTGGTCAGGAGCGCCGCAACGAAAGCAACATCTGCTCCTATCCTCGCTGTTAGGACAGCGTTCCCTAACATGTCCCCCCTGCAAGCATTTATAGCATTGCAGGGGACGACTAGGAAGTAACTCAATACGGGCTAAAGTCCACCCGATTTTTATCTTGCCAATAAGGGCAAGTTTTTTAGCCGCGACTAAAGGACAGCGGCACCAAACCGTAAATAGGCCATTAATGCCTTGTCTGGGAGTACCTATTTTTATGCTAAGAGGATCGCAGGAGGTTGCAGCGACTATGGCGTCGGCAATTTCATTAGAAGTTGCGGTGTCGTCTAAATTTCGGACCCGCATTTCCGCCATCTTTATAGGGTGCGCTATTCGCACGTTCTCTTCGTCCGCAAGGACTTCACCTAGTTTATCCGCAAGAGCCTTTGCTTTAACGGCATTATCAGTTCCTGCCACCTCGTATATGATAGCGCCAGTAAGCGCACGCCTTGGTCGGACTGAGTCAATGCCAAGGCTGGTAAGGTCAATCAGGTCTTTGGCCTTCCCCAGTATTCTGTTGTATTGTCCCGAAGGACAAGAAACCGTAACTGCTGCTGTTTTAGGCAGCTTAATCTTTCTCTTAGaagattgttttattttgccATCCTGGTTTGGTTTGTTGCCACCAATATTTTGTTTGCCAGGAGGTTTTTCTTGCATGTTACGCGCAGTACCAGGCTTTTTACTTGCCTTTCTTCCTACAACAGTGGCCCAACTACTTGTTGCCTGAGCCTTAGTGGCCGACATTGGCCTTGATGTTGCTAAAGGAGCTAATTTCAAGGAGTGGGCTGGATGTTTGTTTAGAAGAGACCTTTTGTCCTTCATTcacctttttatcttttttaggTTTGTCTACCTGTTGACTTTTAGGAGACAGACGAGTTGGAGGAGGAATTCCGCCTCTACCCCATTTTCTTTCACACCATCTCTCAAAGAGATGGTCGAGTCTCGAGAGAAGAGggtcctcttcttcttctgacCTATACTGCAATCTAGAGGACTGAGCATCTTCCTACCTCTAAGTACTGGCCTATAGGCCGCTGGAACTTCTTCAGGTTCTACATGTCGTCGGGCATTTTCCaagtttttagttttattttgacCTTGCCCTTTGGTGAGTCATTCTTGGAGAGCCTGTTTttgctgttttattttttaacgtagcaATGTCGTCCCGAGTAGTGCGATTTCCTTTTCAGCCGCTTCTAATTTGCGACGAAGGACTTCTGTTTCAGCCGCTGGAGAGTCCATAATAGCTGTGTCCACACGGGTCATCAAGTTTGTAAGGCATGCGCTTGTCTTACAGGCAGATTCCTTAAGGGTCTTAATAAAAGTGCCCTTGAGACCTTTTGATGTTGATGCAACCTTCAACACACGTTGCATTTCTTCGAGAGCCACGGCTGCTAGGCTAGCCGCCGGATCATAACGAAGCTCTTCCATAAAGCGCGCCGTCAAATCGGTGGCCTTAGCTTGTAAGCCACCAGTTAAAGGAACAGCAGGATTAAGTATATCTTTTTCCTGCCTTCTCTGCTCCTCCAAATCCTCCTCTTCACGTAGCCGCTGCTTGACTTGCAACAGCCCAATGTACTCCCCGGTCGTAGGGGGACGTCCACGTTCGCGTTTCCTTTTTCGGCCAAGCGACGTTGTCGAATCGTAATCGCTCTCCATTACAACATCCGACAAATCCATGGCTGAAGCAGTGGAAGTGACGGAAGGCGCAGGCGATACAGCCCTGGATGTAGACGCACTCTTCCTAGACGAAAGAGGCGATTGACCAGGAGAAGCCTCTCCTCCTTTCTTAGACACGGTGACCTTGGATGATAATGGACCCGGTCGATCTATGCGAGCCATGCTAATGATTGCAGGCTTTATAAACGCAGCATCATTCTTCGCAGATGCATTTTCCTCGGCCGCCCCTGCGGAGCGAGCGGCAGATGGCCCATCGTGCGATGACGACGAGAGGAGCTGGGACAGTACTCCTCACGCCGGCCCCTGGGGATCCGATCCCCTGAGGCGATACACCCGTATTTTTCTTGGACGACTGGCTCATCATGAAAAAATCAGTGTTGTTGATTTGTGTAGGGTTTACTCCCCTAGGCCGGTGGGGTACCAACCCTAACGACCCCGGCCTGGCCGACTCCTCGACCTCACGGCGCgtgagccccgcctcggaatatgtccgagcggccccacgCCCGTACTCACCGCTCTGACTGAGCGGGACAGGGAAgggaagggaaaggaaaggaaaaaggaaaaacacCCCCCAACCCCCCAAACCCCCCAACCCCCAACCAACCGCCGGAAGAGGAACTAATCCTCCCTATCGACCCCGGCAggccgggcgtttgaattccgggtcgccatcccttaccaccttggggggaatataacccaccctctcggcaaagtggttgccgggctcaggtacctcgggaccgccgattcccgtaccacagacctacaccgacctaataaagggtcggcatctgtggcccctgaggttgccGAAAGGAAGTCAGAAGACTTCCCCTAACGACCTCgacaagccgggcgtttgtattccgggtcgccatcccttaccaccttggggagGAATGAACCTCCCCTCTCGGCAAAGTGGTTGCCGGGCTCGGTAccgggaccgccaagtcccgtaccacagacctacaccgacctaataaagggtcggcatctgtggcccctgagggcACGAGAgggaacctaacctaaccttttttttttttttttttatagtggaaTGCCTTACGCATACCCTCTCCCttgggggagggagaggggtatgtcgggctcaggtcttatgccgcgaggctgcccactaccgactaaacccccacTTTTACCCGCATGTGGTGCCGTTGACTGATGGGGAGGTTGAGGAAACACTTGCGTATACATCTCAAACCTCCCCGGCACCGACCCACCCGATGGCTTGTGGGTCCCCGCGCTGCCGCTCTTTTGGACTTAGAGCGGCAGGGCCCGCAATTGTGTGGCGGGCCGGCTTCTCTAAAACAGTCGCGTTTGGCTTGCGACTTACTTCTTTGGAGGGCGAGACTGGGAGAGGCTCCCCAGCCTCTTAATATTTCCTGGCCTCGCTCTTCTTGAAGTGAGGGAGAGACGCCCTCCCGCTGAGTTTTTATAACTTGGCGGGAAGGAAGACTCGTCCCTTATCTTGCTGTCATCTTTGTGCGTTAGAATTCAGTCGTGAACTCCGACGCACGAGTTGAGAGGCGCCACCGTTTGGGCCaggaaggaggggggaggcTTGCGCCCGTCCCCTACCTCcaacccggcgcgcacgatggGCGCCTGTGGCGGGCTGATTGCCCGAAGTCGATGTAAGTCCTACGCCGGAGGTGATATTTACCGGTTGTCCTCTTCTTTGGCGTTCGGCGTTTTCTTTGGCGCTCATGACACGCCCTGTGAATATGATGAAGGCGTTGTGTGCCTCCTCGTTGTCCACCATCTTCTTTGTAAGCGCCGGAAGGGACAAGTCGCGCCCCGTCTTCCGGATAAGATCCATCCTTTCGTCTCGCCACGCAGGGCACTCTTCTAATGTGTGCTGCGCGTCGTCCCGGAATGCCTCACAGTGATGGCACTTCTCCGATTCTTCTTTGCCAATTCGACGTAGGTATTTTGCAAAACAACCGTGTCCGGTTAAGAGCTGCGTCGCATGGAAAGAGAGTCCCATCCTCTTGTGTCGTTGGATCCAGTCTTCAAGTACCGGCTCAAAGGCCTCAAGTACGCGTCCACCTTCTGATGCTAGAGTGGCTCGTAAGCGTGTTTTCCACTCTTTTATTGTCTTCTCGCGGTAGTAGCGCCTTATACGCGCTTTGATGCTAGTGCTAGGACGCACGCCGTATCGTCGCTCAAACTTCCGTGATGCACTGAATATGCGGGAGTACTCTGTCGCAGTAAGATCAGGCGGTGGAATGCCTGCCAAGACTCCAGCCGCCGCACGTGAGACCGTGCGGTATGCGCGTATTGTTCTAACAGCGACAGGGTGGAAGGCTTTTCTAAAGAGTACGGCTTCCCCTGCCAGCTGTTAAGTCTTCTGCCCATACAGGCGCACCATACATCGCTATGGCGCGCACTGTATTGGCGTACAATCTTCTTGCCGCCCCGTTAGGTCCTCCTAGATTAGGTAAGATGCCCCTGAGGGCGGTGGCACAGGTTGTTACCCTCTCCGCAATTCTTGTGAAGTGCTCGCGGAATGCCCATCTTCCGTCCAAGTACAGTCCCAAGTATTTCACAGTAGGCTTGGGAACAATGCGAGCAGCGTCAATGTGTATGGCGCAATTCGTTGGCGGCGGACTTTGAGCCTTGTCGAAAAACCATAAGGCTTCGGTTTTATCAGGGGCCGCTTTAAGTCCCAGTCTCTCAATTGCCGCAAAGATGATTTTTGCGGCGATTTCAGCTCTCCAAAGTGCTTCTTGGTAGTTGTCTCCCCCGGCCAGCACCAAGGTATCGTCTGCGTAGCAGATGGTGTGACAGCGGGGGGGTAGCGCCGTACAAAGTACCGCGTTATACCCCAAATTCCACAGCAAAGGCCCTAGGACGGACCCTTGGGGTACCCCGCGGTACAGCGGTCTTTTACATAACCGCTTATctctattaaaataagtaatattcCTATCTCTGAAGTAATTATCTATCGCCGCCTGTAAATATATTGGCACATTATGACGCCGCAGCGATGCCTTAATAACTTCCCAGGGGATGGAGTTGAAGGCATTTGATATGTCTATTAACACAGCCAATGCTACTCCCCCCTGGGATACTATCTCTTCTGTAAGAGACCTCAAATGCAGAATTGCGTCTATCGTTGAGTGTCCCTCCCGAAAACCGTATTGGGCCTTACTCAGATTTGGGCCTACTTTATTCAAATGCTGGACGAGGCGATTTACAATGATCCTTTCCAGAAGCTTTCCGGCCTCGTCCAATAAACATATTGGTCGAAAAGATGACGGCAAGCCTTCttccttccctttcttttcaGGAGAAAGTTTCGCGCTTTTCCATTGACTTGAAAAACGCCCTCCTGAAGACATCTGCTTAGCAGATTTCGAAGGCTCTCCCCGATTTTTGAAGAGCGAGAGCCCACACCTTCTTGTGTAGTCCATCTGGACCAGGTGCGGTGTTGCCGCTAAAACTCCTTTTTGCTGCTATAGAAAACTCTTCCTCTTCTATTTCCGGGAACTCTGGGTCTTCTGTCTCGAGAGCTTGGACTGAAAACAGGCCGCCGACTCTATTCCTTACACATGCCTTGGGGAACAAAGTATCCACCACTTCTTTGACAAAGACCGGACTCAATGTCTCCGTGACCGACGGAGCTGGTGGTCTTAACTTTTTTGTTACCACCTTATATGCCAGTCCCCACGGGTCTTCGTCTAGATCAGAAATAAGTTCTTCCCAAGATCTTGCTTTGGACTCTCTGATTGCCACACGTAGAGCCATCCTTGCCGTCTTATAGTCTTCTAACGCAGCAGCTCTTCTTTCGGAGTTTCTTCGGCAGCGCGTAAGAATCCGTCGTTGTATATTGGCCTTTTGACGCAACTCCGCGATGTCGTCATTCCACCAGTAGGTAGAACGACGTGGCGTTCGTCGGACCCTCGGCATAGAGACGTCGCAGGCACTTGTAACAGCCTCCTCCATCCAGTCAACTTCTTTCGCAATGCTGGGTCTAGAGTCTTGAAACTGGCTCTCTCTACTCCAGCACGATACCTCAAGAGAGGCTCCAAACGTGTCCTCTCTTAACTTTTTGAGAGCCCATCTTTTCTCTGAAGAGAAGTATTTCTTTGTCAGGGAGGGTGTGGCCCGGACCCCGAGCTCTAACAGGATGTACCTGTGGTCTGACAGGTGTTCGAGATCGTCGGCCACTTTCCATTTTCGGACCATGTTGGCGGCCGCAGGGGTGGCCCATGTTAAGTCTATAATAGACTCACCCTGCGGCCGCACACACGTGGGCACATTCCCCTGGTTTAGCAGTACCAGGTTCCTCGTAGCTGCCCATTCTTCTAATGTTCTTCCTCTTCTGTTGGTTTGTCGGGAACCCCATGTTGTGGACCAGGCGTTAAAGTCTCCCGCGAGCACCACAGGGAGTGGTTGAAGTCCATCAATAAAGACACCAATTTCCTCCAGCCATCCTTCGTAATCTTGGATAGAGCCCGATGGTGGTAAATATGTACCCACCACTGCCACAGGGCCCCAGTGTACCGCCGCGAACCGACGGCCTCGTCCAATTGGTGCACAAGGAGGTGCACCTCGCCACCATCGCCACGTAAGCGCCACGGTTCCTGTGTCGTCTTGCATCCACGATGGGTGGTTTTCCGGGATGCGATGAGGCTCCGAGACAACACCTAGAGTACAGCCACTCTCCGCAAGCACTTGTAGGAATAAGTCCTGTGCTGCGCGGAGTGGCACGTTGCTTGAGTAGAGAGAGGGCCATTAAGAGACTGAAGGCCGGGCTCCCTCCTCCTGAGAGCGAATTCTTTGAGGCAGCGCGTCTGATGGAGGTTGTACGTCAATCTCCATTGCTGCCTGTCCGGTGGGAGCAGACTTATCCTTTCTGCTCACCGgatttccctttcttttttggGTAGTGCACGATTTGCTACCCAAGACATGGTCCGCTTTCCTGCCAATGTCCATACATATTGGACATCGGGGTGCGGATGTGCACTCTCTGGCAGTGTGCCCTGGTTCAGCACATCTGTAGCATTTGCCCGACCTGTCGATCGGGTTCGGGCAAGTTTCCTTCGTATGGCCCCGCTCGAGGCACCTAAAACATCGGAGTGGACGAGGTTCGAGCAAAGCTATTTTAACCTTTGTCCACCCAACTCCGAGCGTATTTCCCGCTGCTGCTTTCTTCGCTGCAGCGAGCGGGAGTTTAAAGGCTACTCATGCCATTGGTTAACTCTCTTGTTTCCGGGATGAATTTCCCTGGGCTGGCAGGCTCCTTTGTCGACGATGGCCTCAATTACTTCCTCTGTTGAAATGGAAGGCTCGAGAGGCCAGACGCGGATGTCCGCAGTGATGACGGGGCGGGAGACTTTAACGTTCTCCTTATGCGCCAGTACCTGTTTCATTTCACTGGCTAAAGCATCGGCCTTACACTCATTTTCAGATCCTGGGATCTGAATGAGAAGTGCTCCTGTGGCTGTTGTTCTCATTGTAACCTTTTCCTGGATCCCAAGATCTGCCAGCTTGATCTTGGAACGTACTTCGGCCATCAGCTTGTTGTACTCTTCTCCTGGGGCCGAAAGAACGACGGCTGACGTCCTGGGAactcttcttctcttcgttcttctttttcttggTCCTTTGGGCTGGGCTATGGAAGTGCCAGCTGTAGCAGTATTGGCGGCAAGCCTTCCGCCTTTCTGTGTCTTCTGCTTTCCTTGTTTGGTAGGTGCAGCAGAAGCCGTGGGTTTCGGCAACTGCTTGGTCTTCTTATTTGTTCCGCGTTTAGCGACTTGAGACCATGTCTCAGCCTCAGCGTCACGCGGGGCAGATTTCCCAAGAGCCTTGTTCTCTTTGGGTTGAAGGCCATCTTTTGCCGGCCTCTTATCTTCAACTGTCTGTTTGGATATAGACGGCTGGGTAGTGGAGGTAGAGGCTTTAAGCCTTTGGCCCTCGACTTTTCCCGTCTTTACGGGCTCTTTTCCCTTGATTCCCTCCCTGGGAACCGGGCGTCCCTTGGTGTCATCCTTCGGGGTTGGTGCCACGGGGGCGTTTTTCCGGGCCCCATCGACGGAAGCTCAGCTGTTTCTCATCAAGGTGGAATGAGCTTGTTGCCAGTTTACCGTCTATCAAGCTCTCTACGTCCCTGTTAGTTGATTTCCGACGAGGGGGAGAACGACACTTTATCGTCCTCTCCTCGTCATCGGTAAGAACTTTGCTCTTCCCCTGGATGGCCGGCCTTATAATTGGAGGCCACTCTTCTCGGGGAGGCAACACGACGGGCTGGGAGATGTTGTTCAGCTCAACTCCTGTTTCCACCTCCATTGCGATGTCTTCTGATGTATTTCCGGGAGCCTGGGAAACAGAAGAAGGTTGCGTTAAAGTGCTACGGGCTTGTCGTAGCTCTTCCCGCAGCCGGTTGACTTCCTCCTTCAACTGCTCAACTTCTTGAGAAGTCGCACTCTCTTGCGGAGCTATCTTCTTAAACATAGCATCCGTGTTAACTTCTATTTTTAAAGCGGCCTCTCTGAGAATCCGAACAAAGCCGCCTTTCAGGTTGTTGGACTTCACCGCAACCTCTTCAATTTTCTTCGCCGTCTGAAGTATTTCGGCCGCCATGGCGTTCACAGGCAAGCCAATGGCTTCCTGTTCTAATCTTTCGGCCATTACTGTACGGCGTTTCCCTTTGAAATCTGAGGGATCGTATCCTCCTTCGGCTATTTCCCTCATTGTCTTTATTTCATCCTTCAAGGATTGCAACTCTTGATTCTTCGCTCTGATGTTGAGAATCTGCGCACCTTTTCCAGTCACGAGTGGTCGGCCTCGTTTTTTCCCGTCATTTCCGAAGAATGATCTCtcggaggaagaggaagagcgATCCGCCGTACGACGAGTCTTCTTAATCGTGTCGTCGTCTTTTCTCTTCCTAGTTCTCTTGAATGCCCCTGACGCCGTGGTTCTCACGGAAGCATCAGAAGCATCAGATGAGTTCACGCAGATGATGTCTGTGTCGGCATCTTCTTCTTGTGGATCAGCCGAATTTGCAGAGACCTGTCTGGATGTTAGTCGAGTTTCGTCCTCTGTCGCTGTAGTTAAGCCAGTCTCAGCTGGCGGAGGGGAAAACTCGTGCGGTCTGACATTGCTGAAAGGAGCGGATAGAtccattttctttcgcgttctACTCGTCTGTCCAGCTGACGTCTTACATTTGGGccaaccttttttttttttttttttttatagtggggaATGCACTCACACATACCCTCTCCTGGGGAAGGAGAGGGGTATGTCGGGCTCAGGTCTTAtgccgcgaggctgcccactaccgactaaaccccACTTTTGCCCGCATATGGTGCCGTTGACTGATGGGGAGATTGAGGAATCACGTGCGTATACTTCTCAACCTCCCCGGCACCGACCCACCCGATGGCTTGGGTGGGTCCCCGCGCTGCCGCTCTTTGGACTTAGAGCGGCAGGGCCCGCATTTGTGTGGCGGGCCGGCTTCTCTGAGTAGTCGCTTCTGGCTCGCGACTATCACTACTCTGGAGGGCGAGAGGGGAGAGGCTCCCCAGCCTCTTAATGTTTCCCAGCTCGCACTTCTTAAGGCGAGGGTGAGACTTCCTCCCGTTAAGTACTTTGACTCGGCGGGGGGGTAGACTCATCCCCCGCCCTACTGTCATCTCTGTGTGTCGGAGTTCAGACGTGAACTCCGACGCACTGATTGATTGGCGTCACCGCTTGGGCCaggaaggaggggggaggcTTGCGCCCGTCCCCTACCTCCAACCCGGCGCGCACGGCGAGCGCCTGTGGTGGGCTGATTGCCCTGAAGTACTACTGGCACTCTGCTGGTAGCAGCGTTGCTTGATGCAGAGGCCATTCTGCTACTATTTACAATTGGAGACACAGTCGGCCTTGTTACTGTTGGCTGTCCTCTTCTCTGTCTCTCCGCGTCTTCTTTCTGCTGCATCACCTGACTGCAAAACGTAAGGAAGGTCTTCCAGGCTTCCTCGTTGTCCACAAGGACTTGGACTAATGCCGGAAGAGATAGATCTTGGCCTACCTTTCCGACGAGTACTTCACGCTCTTGCTCCCATGCCGAGCATCGCTCCAGAGTGTGTTGAGCGTCATCTCGTGACACCCCACAGTGGAAACAAACTTCTGTTTCCTCTCTACCGATACGGCGCAGGTATACAGAAAAACAGCCGTGTCCCGACAACACTTGCGCCGCATGGAATGAAGGCGCTCTCCTACTGGCAAGCCAATCTTCTAGAATTGGCTCAAATGCTTCGAGGACTCGTCCGCCCTCTTTGACCCATTGTTGACGTAGACGCGTCCTCCACTCTCTAACTGTATGGGCGTGTGAATAGCGCCTCATGCGGTTTTTAACCGCAAGTGTTGGTCGCACATTGTGCTCCCGCTCGAACTTTCGGAGCCCTTCAAAGACTCGAAGATGCTCCGCTGCGGTGAGATCCAAGGGTGGAATACTTGCAagcaccgccgccgccgcacgTGATACTGTGCGGTATACCCGCGCTGTCC
This sequence is a window from Cardiocondyla obscurior isolate alpha-2009 unplaced genomic scaffold, Cobs3.1 scaffold76_0_78318, whole genome shotgun sequence. Protein-coding genes within it:
- the LOC139112975 gene encoding uncharacterized protein; this translates as MQDDTGTVALTWRWWRGAPPCAPIGRGRRFAAVHWGPVAVVGTYLPPSGSIQDYEGWLEEIGVFIDGLQPLPVVLAGDFNAWSTTWGSRQTNRRGRTLEEWAATRNLVLLNQGNVPTCVRPQGESIIDLTWATPAAANMVRKWKVADDLEHLSDHRYILLELGVRATPSLTKKYFSSEKRWALKKLREDTFGASLEVSCWSRESQFQDSRPSIAKEVDWMEEAVTSACDVSMPRVRRTPRRSTYWWNDDIAELRQKANIQRRILTRCRRNSERRAAALEDYKTARMALRVAIRESKARSWEELISDLDEDPWGLAYKVVTKKLRPPAPSVTETLSPVFVKEVVDTLFPKACVRNRVGGLFSVQALETEDPEFPEIEEEEFSIAAKRSFSGNTAPGPDGLHKKVWALALQKSGRAFEIC
- the LOC139112976 gene encoding uncharacterized protein, whose product is MVRTARVYRTVSRAAAAVLASIPPLDLTAAEHLRVFEGLRKFEREHNVRPTLAVKNRMRRYSHAHTVREWRTRLRQQWVKEGGRVLEAFEPILEDWLASRRAPSFHAAQVLSGHGCFSVYLRRIGREETEVCFHCGVSRDDAQHTLERCSAWEQEREVLVGKVGQDLSLPALVQVLVDNEEAWKTFLTFCSQVMQQKEDAERQRRGQPTVTRPTVSPIVNSSRMASASSNAATSRVPVVLQGNQPTTGARRARRVGAETGLTTATEDETRLTSRQVSANSADPQEEDADTDIICVNSSDASDASVRTTASGAFKRTRKRKDDDTIKKTRRTADRSSSSSERSFFGNDGKKRGRPLVTGKGAQILNIRAKNQELQSLKDEIKTMREIAEGGYDPSDFKGKRRTVMAERLEQEAIGLPVNAMAAEILQTAKKIEEVAVKSNNLKGGFVRILREAALKIEVNTDAMFKKIAPQESATSQEVEQLKEEVNRLREELRQARSTLTQPSSVSQAPGNTSEDIAMEVETGVELNNISQPVVLPPREEWPPIIRPAIQGKSKVLTDDEERTIKCRSPPRRKSTNRDVESLIDGKLDDTKGRPVPREGIKGKEPVKTGKVEGQRLKASTSTTQPSISKQTVEDKRPAKDGLQPKENKALGKSAPRDAEAETWSQVAKRGTNKKTKQLPKPTASAAPTKQGKQKTQKGGRLAANTATAGTSIAQPKGPRKRRTKRRRVPRTSAVVLSAPGEEYNKLMAEVRSKIKLADLGIQEKVTMRTTATGALLIQIPGSENECKADALASEMKQVLAHKENVKVSRPVITADIRVWPLEPSISTEEVIEAIVDKGACQPREIHPGNKRVNQWHECLERGHTKETCPNPIDRSGKCYRCAEPGHTARECTSAPRCPICMDIGRKADHVLGSKSCTTQKRKGNPVSRKDKSAPTGQAAMEIDVQPPSDALPQRIRSQEEGARPSVS